The proteins below come from a single Triticum aestivum cultivar Chinese Spring chromosome 5D, IWGSC CS RefSeq v2.1, whole genome shotgun sequence genomic window:
- the LOC123124746 gene encoding putative pumilio homolog 8, chloroplastic: MALELRLAPAAEEEERRLSEEDELLFQDIAREVGRLGIRETEVEAQGRRQEDAAAADGLLPLPAVPERPGQQGGLYRPPLSVTRVLSLVVQEAGPVPPPFSPPPTGVPGGRRVLDEWHFPGDHLGRGRAPVHQNFRAAGSVPPRATWSGDAYARSRAFPGRAASTQLVEDIVLFLAKNEQTVLNMLFWGAPEDADAVAAVIVQHAVPLIESSHGTRLLVVVLSRCNHMLQEAIVARITRDHKKFFKICAARSGEVVSMINSCISEKSLELLRDAIVPWVTPFMMARLVTDSSRLMVVHALVQCVPHPYFAEFIFDAVATNCLALAIHPHGVSLLQSCLEHVGWTEKDNVLSKVSCCSTDLAQNRFGNYIVQYVLKQRNPSYLAIIASHFRSNYVTLSRQRYSSNVVETCLQVFNDRDRSNIVHELIRYHPFRDLVSDEFANYVISRALTTCKVPLRDRLATAILSLQNVNRRHPHCLKMFNTLSELGYRY, translated from the exons ATGGCTTTGGAGCTGCGgctggcgccggcggcggaggaggaggagaggcgccTGTCCGAGGAGGACGAGCTACTGTTCCAGGACATCGCGAGGGAGGTGGGGCGGCTCGGCATCCGCGAGACCGAGGTTGAGGCCCAGGGGCGGCGCCAGGAGGACGCGGCCGCGGCGGACGGCCTCCTCCCACTTCCGGCGGTTCCTGAGCGCCCTGGGCAGCAGGGGGGCCTGTACCGGCCTCCCTTATCCGTCACGAGGGTTCTGTCGCTCGTGGTGCAGGAGGCCGGCCCGGTGCCGCCGCCGttctcgccgccgccgacgggggTACCCGGCGGCCGTAGGGTGCTCGACGAATGGCACTTCCCGGGCGATCATCTCGGCCGCGGTCGCGCCCCTGTCCACCAGAACTTCCGCGCCGCGGGATCCGTGCCGCCGCGCGCCACCTGGTCTGGCGACGCGTACGCCCGCTCAAGGGCGTTTCCTGGGCGCGCCGCCAGCACACAGCTGGTCGAGGACATCGTCCTGTTTCTCGCCAAGAACGAGCAAACGGTGCTCAACATGTTGTTCTGGGGAGCCCCCGAGGACGCGGACGCCGTGGCAGCGGTGATAGTCCAGCACGCCGTCCCTCTCATCGAGAGCAGCCACGGGACCCGCCTGCTCGTTGTCGTCCTCAGCCGCTGCAACCATATGCTCCAGGAAGCGATCGTCGCTAGAATCACTCGAGACCACAAGAAGTTTTTCAAGATTTGTGCTGCGAG GTCAGGTGAGGTGGTGAGCATGATCAATTCCTGCATATCCGAGAAATCACTGGAGCTTCTGAGAGATGCAATCGTGCCATGGGTGACTCCGTTTATGATGGCTCGCCTTGTAACGGATTCGAGTAGACTCATGGTGGTGCATGCCTTGGTGCAGTGTGTTCCTCATCCATACTTTGCTGAG TTTATTTTTGATGCTGTTGCTACGAACTGCTTAGCACTTGCTATTCATCCGCATGGAGTGTCCCTCCTGCAAAGTTGTCTGGAGCATGTCGGATGGACAGAAAAGGATAATGTTTTGTCAAAAGTCTCTTGTTGCAGCACCGATCTTGCTCAAAATCGTTTTGG AAACTACATTGTTCAGTACGTACTGAAACAAAGAAACCCATCGTACTTGGCAATTATCGCATCCCACTTCAGGTCTAATTATGTGACACTCTCAAGACAAAGATATAGCAGCAATGTGGTTGAAACGTGCCTACAAGTTTTTAATGACAGAGATCGATCTAACATTGTTCATGAATTGATTCGGTATCATCCCTTCAGAGATTTAGTGTCAGATGAGTTTGCTAATTATGTCATCTCTAGAGCCCTTACAACCTGCAAG GTTCCTCTTCGGGATCGATTGGCCACTGCTATCCTTTCCCTTCAAAATGTCAATCGCCGTCACCCTCATTGTCTGAAGATGTTCAACACACTTTCCGAGCTTGGCTACAGATATTGA